One stretch of Falco naumanni isolate bFalNau1 chromosome 7, bFalNau1.pat, whole genome shotgun sequence DNA includes these proteins:
- the GPR68 gene encoding ovarian cancer G-protein coupled receptor 1: MVNFTENATEKCTINHDIHQTLSPVVYVFVFVLGLPANCLSLYYGYLQIKAKNELGVYLCNLTIADLLYLFSLPFWLQYVLQHDNWTYDELLCKICGIILYENIYISVGFLCCISIDRYLAVVHPFRFQRFRTMKAAAIVSIIIWTKEIMTCCFVFTHGEISMDADSHVVCFEHYPIKEWEHNVNYYRFSAGFLFPFFLLAFSYCGILRVVHKSPGTQKKKKIQIKRLVSSTVFIFLVCFGPYHILLVVRSLLENNCSFAEKIFNIYHFSLLLTTFNCVADPVLYCFSSESTYQNFAKMRDSCLTCLGCLKTETKECYPLNAPETSNKPQHEQPPGLLQISHDGTGMKDSSATNMGSL; this comes from the coding sequence ATGGTGAATTTCACCGAGAATGCAACTGAGAAGTGCACTATTAATCATGATATTCACCAGACATTATCCCCTGTGGTATAcgtatttgtatttgtattagGCTTACCAGCTAACTGCCTGTCACTGTACTATGGGTATTTACAAATTAAGGCTAAAAATGAATTGGGTGTCTATCTTTGCAATTTGACCATAGCAGACCTGCTCTATctattttctttgccattttggCTTCAGTATGTTTTACAGCATGACAATTGGACCTACGATGAGCTGCTGTGCAAGATTTGTGGCATCATCCTGTATGAGAATATCTATATCAGTGTGGGCTTCCTCTGCTGCATCTCCATTGACCGCTACCTTGCAGTAGTGCACCCTTTTCGCTTTCAACGGTTTCGGACAATGAAGGCTGCAGCGATAGTAAGCATCATTATCTGGACCAAGGAAATAATGACCTGCTGCTTTGTCTTTACGCATGGGGAGATCAGTATGGACGCTGACAGCCATGTGGTGTGCTTTGAGCACTACCCCATCAAAGAATGGGAGCACAATGTCAATTACTACCGGTTCTCTGCTggcttccttttccccttttttctgctGGCCTTCTCTTACTGTGGGATTTTACGGGTTGTCCACAAGAGTCCCGGTActcagaagaagaagaaaatccaaattAAACGACTGGTTTCAAGCACcgttttcatttttttagtttgctttggACCATACCACATCCTTCTTGTGGTTCGCAGCTTGTTGGAGAACAACTGCTCATttgctgagaaaatatttaatatttaccatttttctctcctgttgaCTACTTTTAACTGTGTTGCTGATCCAGTATTGTActgtttttccagtgaaagCACTTACCAGAACTTTGCCAAGATGCGAGACTCTTGTTTAACATGTTTAGGGTGTCTGAAGACTGAGACAAAGGAATGTTATCCACTGAATGCTCCAGAAACTTCCAACAAGCCACAGCATGAGCAACCACCAGGATTATTACAAATATCACATGATGGTACTGGAATGAAGGACTCCTCTGCAACTAACATGGGCAGTTTATAA